CTGGCTCAGGTCATTCTGAAGTGAGTCGAACACACAGCTGCAGCTCGTCATGTTCACACGCTTCAGATCCAGacacgtctctctctctctctctgtctgtgtcaGGCGGGAGATCCAGTCAGAGGTCAGGACAGGTCACGACCCCTGTGAGGACGCGCTGGCCGCTCTTCATCTGGCTCAGTACTTCATCAGGAAGGGACCCAGGAAGGTGAGAACATGCAGTTATGTGTCTGAATCTCTGGTCTGAATCAGTTTCTTAATGTCCAATTTAAATGATTCCTATGAATTGAGTCAGTTCTTTtgaatcagctttttttttttttataaatcattcCTTTTGAATTTCTTCTCAATGAATCAGTCAAACCAATTCACAAAGGATGgtttgaatgattttttattcttaaactGTGTTTTGTGAGTGAATCGTTCTGTTGAGTTGGTTCTTGTAAATCATTGCTCCTGAATGATtcttctgaatgaatcattaaGTCCTAATGATGGAGTGAATGATTCTGTCAGATGTTAGATCGTCGATGGCTGATGTTGATTCTCTGTCAGGTGGTTGAGGATCATCTGGAGGATCTGTGGGATATGGACCTTCCTGAGGAGGACGATTGTGATCACGTGACCTCGTCTGATCATTGCCGCAGGTACTCGTCTGTAGATCTGATGCGTTTGTCTTTAACGATCCTCCTCTCTGACGGTCTCTCTGTCCACTCACAGTCCTCTCCACTTCGGCCACACCCTCAACAGATCTGGCCAATCAGCAGTGTTCCTGGGCGGATCGGTGAAGACGAACGGCTCGCTGTCCAATCAGCAGTGCCGGAGACACCAGTGCTCCAGTGAcagagaggtgtgtgtgtgtgtgtgtgtgtgtgttcagtcgTACACactcagctgtgtttttgtttataatagGTTCTTTCGAATcacttctttttaatgaatcatacaaatgtaaaaatgatgaTCTGAATGATTCGTTTGTCAGCCTGAAGCATTAATCATGTTTGAGTGACTCATTGGTTTGAATTGATTcttttgaatcattcattttgatttgtttattctCAATGAATTGAGGCGCACCAATTCACAAATATtggtctgaatgattcattcaggcGAATCAATGACTATTGACTTTTGAATATGTTGtactacattgtttttttttgagtcttTCGAATACTCACACACCTCTatctcactgtgtgtgtgtgtgtgtgtgtgtgtgtgtgcaggtggtgtgtgtgttcagaCGGGTGGTTCAGTTGTACACACTCAGTGTTCTTCAGTTCTCATCATTCAGCAGAACACTGAATCAAACAGCAGCGATGGGACGACACCTGCAGCAGGTACACACACTAACACACTAACACATGAAACACTCACACTCGCAGACAGACAGTGTGtttctgatgtgtgtgtgtgtgtgtgtttcaggtgtGTGAGCGTCTGGATCAGATGTGTGTGCTGTTTGTCGGCCCGCTGCCGTCTGACGCCACAGAGACTCTTGTACACAGACTCCTGAAGCGCTGCGGACGCCTGCGCACCGTACGACTGCTGCACTACACACACGgggtaaaacacacacacacacacacacaagctccACATGCTGAGTTATTGAGTGAATCgagtgtttgagtgtgtgtgtgtgtgtgtgtgtgtgtctgcaggtTCATGCGGAGGTGGTGTTTGAGCATCTTGAAGGAGCTCAGCTCGCTCTAGAACATCTGAATGGACACCAGATCAACGACTGCATCATCAaggtttcacacacacacacacacacacacagggtttttccatagacttctattgtttttatactttacaaactgtattttctatcgccctacacctaaacctagccctcacaggagactgtgcattttcactttctcaaaaaaaactcattctgtatgatttataaggtTTTTGAGTTATTGGGGACACTCAGAATGTCCTCATATTTCACCCTCTGTTTGTCATACCCATGTCTCTATACAAATTTGTGTCCTGATGTgtcacaaaaaacacacactcatctGAACACACATCATCATGTTTACATTAGTTCAGTATAGAGACTCCAGACCAAATGTCAAATGTActgttatagttatttttatagtattgttattttatcattattgctttcattattttttgtagttATTGTTACAGGTATtgttatagttatatttattgttatagttactCTGATACTATTGTTACagttattgatattattatgattattgttATAGTTCTTAATGTTATAGATATTGTGatattattgttagttattgtTACAGTTATCATTTTTGTTACAGTTATTGTTGCTGTTACAGTTATTCTGGCAGCACAGTTATCATTATCATTCTAGTTCCAGTTGTTGTTGTGCGCTTGATGAagctaattaatttttaattggtGTTTCTGTGAGCGCAGGTGCGGCGTCCCGTACACGAGTCGTGTCTGGATCTGGACGAGCGTCTCTCTGAGCGTCAGAACGATCCTCTGAACGCTCACGTCATCTACGTGTGTAACCTGTCCTCCAAACCGCATCGGCGTGAAGACCAGCTCCAGACCTTCGGACAGTTCGGCCCCGTCACGCACGTCACAAGCACCTCAGAGCATGCTGGGAAACGCGGCAGACACGCCTTCATCAGTGCGTACGAATCCACCAGAGCGttgttaatatgtaaatgtttgtcATGCTGGTGTTTTATGTGACTCTAATGAGAATTACAAACCCCTGTGTCTTAGAGTTTGAGTGTGCCGACAGCGCTCAGGCCGCGGTGGGCGCCGCCGTCCAGAACGCCAACAGGAAGCTGTCGGTGTGCCACGCTCTGACTCCGCCCCACGTGACCTCATGGACGCACACACGCCCCGTTACCACGGAAACCAGCCCAGACACAGCTGAGCAGGGGGAGGAGTGTGATGTGAGtgacagctgtcaatcaaacagaAACTTTGCCTTAGTTCTTCTCTGGTTATTCATGTCATGTGACCCTCAGGAGCCACTGCTGGAGCGGCAGATGAAGAAACTGGACGGAAGAGTGGGAAAAGTGTTCAGAGCGCTGGAGAAAAACTGCCTGAGCATCGTGATCCTGCCCGGACACAGACGGTACgtatcagacacacacacacacacacgtgtgagTTTGCGCATCACAGTGACTgatgttctgtgtgtgttttcagtaaTGGCATCCATCATCCCGGCCTCTGCTTCATTCACGTCAAGCAGAGGGACTGAGAATCAGAGCTTCCTGCTTTGTCCCCGCCCAGCTGATCTGTGATTGGCTGACCTGATTTTTACAGCACCAGCTTTTTCATACATGTGAGcagattttaatgtatttaaataccgTTCAGAATAAACATGACTGAAATGTGCAGACGTGAAGAGCTTTTGTTCTgctgaaaacatcacaatgactgtgtgaacaCTCAtcacaaatgtgatttttaatccAACTGTGTTCGTCTGCCGGTGAGATCGTTGAGCTGTTTCACACAGTCGCTTAAAGAATCAGTCAAACGGACACAAAAGTTCCTCAGGATTGTGTTTTAGTGGTTTAAGTAGACGCACGTTAAATTGTGTAATGCACACctagctgtggattattcatcTTATATCATGGTCACTTATCAACATTAACATGTTAAAGAAGGTATTGATGTTTGCAGCAAAATGTTTGATCAAAAAGGTCAAACTGTGGCtcattttgtatacatttttgtataaatatataaagtgtgCATGTGCTAAAGGCAACAATAAAGAAGGACATATAAATTGCTGGATGTTATCGAATGACAAATAAACAGGAAATGGATTCCCAAGAGGGTCTGCTGCAGGTGCATTCAGCATCAGACTTCATCACACCGAACTTTActcatttcacacacacacatctcacATCTAAACCGCACAAGACCTGACGGATGTCGTGAAAATATGAGTCGTGAGAAATCACACACATGTCTGTGACAGACACTGATTTTGTACAgacaaatgtttattgtttgtcTTGTCTTCCTTGaaaccaataaaatgatttcaaatggTTTGACATTATAATCTTGGTGACCCTTCAGTTTAATTCGTCGTAACACCTGTTGTCTTCAccgttggggaaagttacttttaaaagtaatgcattacaagtttGCATTATTCCCTGAAAaagtagttactttttatggaaagtaatgtgttacgttacttttaaATCTGAGCAGGGCttgattctttgtttttaatataaaacaattctaatgtaaaagcccttttacaccaaaagtgtatgaattcacctcaggtaCTGGTGTAAATCAGGTACACCAAAAGTACATTCATGCAGGAGAatatcactcttcagctattaaaaaaaaatgaagcacaaatgttagtttatcaaaagtaatttttgcttattagtgtggttgaattgcatcattgaaggtcagcagcaaagacactggttaataaaatgggattaaacacataaaggatatttgatttatttaacatatttaattattgcagggctgcatcatattctgagtttgcatttcactgtttttattaattttgaggaaacctgaatctgttttttgtgagtgagatgaattaatgcatgttcacatttagtctagaatacaggaACATCATCATcaacttgtcaatcaataaatggagAAAAAGTAACTCTGTAAcagaaatttaaaagtaatttgttactttacaagtagttacttgaaaaaagtaatattattatgtgacttgcgttacttgtaagtCTTCACTAATTAATCACTAATGATTCATAAAAGGTGGTgatattaaaaacagtattaaaaataacttacaAAAGGCTGTACAAATGTTCTTCGTCGTTGTGTTCTGCATTTCCATTTGAAGcgatgtgaaaaaaaacaactacataTGATAATAAGCTGAAGTGGCTtggttttaatgagtaatatttaTTCAAACTCATGCTATTAGTCGCTTGTTCTTGGGTAAATGTTGTTCCACATGCAAATGGAAAATGTATGCAGTTCACTGCAGGAACAGAAGAAAAACCCCAAACCTGCTGCAGAGGGACTCTGCCTCCTTATTTCTCAAGAGTTTCTCAAGTGTCGCTACATAACCTGCTGTCAACATGAGCAGCAATGCACGTATATATGAAGAACTTCCACAAATTCAGACGTTATCAGTGGACAAATGCTCTTTTGTTATCCTGTACAACACAGTCCACAAGCACACACAAAGCAGAACGAGTTTGACATAAATCAAGAGAAAATGCAGGAGAAATACGGCAATACTTCAGCATAGATGACAAACACAGAAGTGAGAAAACCAAGGGCTTATTAGTGATTGATAATCAACAGAAAAGGGAACAGACGTATAACCTAACTAGAAACCACTGGAACAATAAACAAGAAAACCTCAGGCAAACGggaacagaaacaaaacaaagattattcaTGTGTCTTTGCTATACAGGCATCTGCCTTTTAATGTACAAATAGATTCTGTGTCATTTATCTGATGCACGCTGCTTTAGAAatgattacaaaataataacaaaagctTATCCAGTCGCATGTCTTTTTGACTTCTGGATGCTCATTTTTACGCTGGATGACAAAATAACCATAAATGTTGTAATGTTTGCATTTACAGTTCTTAACATAAGCTCACAAGATTTACAAGAAGCATCAGATCATGTTTTTCTGATTAACTCAAACCCACACAACCACCGAAACACACTGCCTCAGTGTCTGCAAAGCTTTGTCGAGAGTGAAAGCTTTTATCTCttgtttttttcaccaaaatCAAACTAGAGCACTTCCTCCTGTGCAATGACAAAGAGcatactgtacatttaaaatgatgcaGACACGTAAAACATTCACTTACTCCACCCAAACTATTTACATACTTCATACTGTCCTCAATACAGGAGatcttttacagcattttaagattttatgatTAACAAACAGAAAACCGAATGAAAAGCTTGTCTGGTCTGAGAAATCTGCAGAGCTCAAGCTCTTTTttacagtccaaaacagctctaaaccaATGTGttgctggattttgatgtgacagacaacaggagatggactttttcaccagaggaagtgttattatggattagtGACTTGTATTTTGTTCTACAGTGACGGATTGAAGTTGAAATGAGAAAAGAGAATGAAAAGCAATCTTGCACTAATTTCTCAATAACTTTCTATCATCACTAGCTGATTGATGCATGGTTGCATCTCAAACTGAAGTCTGACTGTTGGCTCCAAAGGTTTGCACACTGTAGACTAAACTCAGTTAAATCTCTTTTGTCGAGCTGGTTGAAGTTAACCAGCTTTGACATATTTagtcaaatcaaaaattattcagacaccagatgtaatttttgatatttttttactagtgtGTGCAGAAcattatagttcatttatgaaagggaggatagcaaaataaagtaaccTGTGACATATTACACCCAAAAATGCTTCATACAGTGAACTACCAGTAAAATTTGGGGACAAAAATTactcagacactttgacctgaccaaagtgttttttctttagttgctagtgtgacctttttacaccacagactgaacaaatttaagcattgcttggtaattgatCAACAAAGtgttgatagttgtgtaaatagtcatactaacagttgtctgaatcatttttggttgattgtaatccgTAATATGCCTTTCTTTCAAAGTTATCTGActttatcaagatgaatttgttctgacacagtttaactcttgagttcttgtcatgttttattgccattttctatagcaaaaaaaaaaaaactctgatcatgtgagaaatgttgaaggtgttgGTTTGAAAATCTGGTGAAGACCCTCCCCTTCTGAGGAGCTATAAAACGTGCGCTGAAACACACTTCATTTCTTTCAGCTCCTGATCAAAGATGGATCCGCAGATCTGCAGAGCTCTGCCTCTGTTCGTTCTGTTCGCTGCGGCTACTCACATCAGCAGAGCTTCCAATGAGACTGAGCACAAATTCGGATCAGCACAGGACTCGCTCATGTGTTATGAGTGCAAGGGTTCGGGGAACTCTTGTGTGGAGAGACCAGTGATTTGTCCCATTGGATTTTCCAACTGCATGAGCACAACCACCATATTACAAATCGGTAAGTCCAAGACTCTCAGAGATGCTGCTATACCTTACTGGAGCCGAAAAAgtgatatatacactaccgttcaaaagtttggggtcagtacatttttattgtttcttttcttttttttttttaagaaattaatactttcattcaccaaggatgtattaagttaataattaaaagtttattaaaagttaataataaataatttacattgttataaaatatttatattttgaataaacactgtactttttaaacttgttattcatgaaagaatcctgaaaaaaaaaatcacaggttccaaaaaatatttggcagcacaactgttgatattatccaacactgatcattctaataataaatccgcatattagaatgatttctgaaggatcatgtgacacttaagactggagtaacagctgataaaaattcagcttttcatcacaggaataaattctattttaaagtatgttaaaataaaaaacattattttatattgtaaaaacattttgcaatattactgtttttttctatatttttaatcaaataaatgcagccttgatgagcataagagactactttaaagactattacaagtcttactgaccccaaacttttgaacagtagtgtatataactTACTGCTGCTTATTCTCTAGCGgatacattgtaaaaaatgtgGCATATTCATAGATGCACTTCAAAACAATGTGCAGTTGAAGTCATTTCTGTATCATTCATGTTTTTAGGTGACACTCATATGGAAATGAATCAAAAGGAATGTATTGAAGACTGTCAGGACACTTCCATGAACTTAGGCATTTCAAAATCAGCCTTTTCCTGCTGCGGCACTCGCCTGTGCAACTCCAGAGATGCTCCAGGTATTGTGCTCTCCTGTCTTTAAAGGGCAACTATTATGCAAAAGTCACTGTTATAAGGTGTTTGAACACAGTTGTGTGAAAACAGCCGGCCTATGATGGTAAAATCCACCCCGTCTTTTTTATCATCCTAATAAATCCTAAACAGTCTCTCTGAACACGCAATTCCAGATTGCTCCCTGCGTACACATCATTGTAAGGAAAAAGTCCCACCCGTTTGTGACGATCTCTGTCCTGTTAGCATAAACACAGAAGAAGCAGCAGTCCGTCATTACTGGAGAGACAGGTGTTGTGTTTTCTAATGCACCAGCAAACAGCACTGTCCACAGACTCCCTCCATCCGAGCCACTGAGGACACTATGGTTAGACttaatttttgaagaaaaatgtcCCAGAAAAAAATGGCAAAGTGTTCTGTATGTTTAGGGGTCAATACCAATGCTTTGTGTGCAAACGTCAACTCCAGACAAAGTATTACAGGtttgttttccaaattccaaCAGTAAGGCTAAT
This genomic window from Labeo rohita strain BAU-BD-2019 chromosome 1, IGBB_LRoh.1.0, whole genome shotgun sequence contains:
- the LOC127168986 gene encoding RNA exonuclease 5-like isoform X3 produces the protein MKSETRSAEGQMDSSSSSSSSCCKRKADRLISDSPEKREKLELSSQDVLTVKDVCDLIHYITLRRSHNVRKPSWLGVGVERVSRVNVMVLDGLTQSHFYRYFSHFRHLRNKYSTRWTLAPSSGDLLTSDLLEGEVAVCDGAAETRAPLPAALMWHPVIRRFNMNADRLSTYLLTEQEMIKQKFPVKGGQGCEGFVCTRSDGHMMDGSPLFGLDCEMCLTCAGSEVTRVALVDDSGRCVLDELIKPPNPIIDYLTKFSGVTREMLAPVSTRLSDVQSKLLQLLPPDAVLVGHSLDGDLRALHMIHPHVIDTSVLYRQDSGRRFKLKHLAQVILKREIQSEVRTGHDPCEDALAALHLAQYFIRKGPRKMLDRRWLMLILCQVVEDHLEDLWDMDLPEEDDCDHVTSSDHCRSPLHFGHTLNRSGQSAVFLGGSVKTNGSLSNQQCRRHQCSSDREVVCVFRRVVQLYTLSVLQFSSFSRTLNQTAAMGRHLQQVCERLDQMCVLFVGPLPSDATETLVHRLLKRCGRLRTVRLLHYTHGVHAEVVFEHLEGAQLALEHLNGHQINDCIIKVRRPVHESCLDLDERLSERQNDPLNAHVIYVCNLSSKPHRREDQLQTFGQFGPVTHVTSTSEHAGKRGRHAFIKFECADSAQAAVGAAVQNANRKLSVCHALTPPHVTSWTHTRPVTTETSPDTAEQGEECDEPLLERQMKKLDGRVGKVFRALEKNCLSIVILPGHRRNGIHHPGLCFIHVKQRD
- the LOC127168986 gene encoding RNA exonuclease 5-like isoform X1, whose amino-acid sequence is MKSETRSAEGQMDSSSSSSSSCCKRKADRLISDSPEKREKLELSSQDVLTVKDVCDLIHYITLRRSHNVRKPSWLGVGVERVSRVNVMVLDGLTQSHFYRYFSHFRHLRNKYSTRWTLAPSSGDLLTSDLLEGEVAVCDGAAETRAPLPAALMWHPVIRRFNMNADRLSTYLLTEQEMIKQKFPVKGGQGCEGFVCTRSDGHMMDGSPLFGLDCEMCLTCAGSEVTRVALVDDSGRCVLDELIKPPNPIIDYLTKFSGVTREMLAPVSTRLSDVQSKLLQLLPPDAVLVGHSLDGDLRALHMIHPHVIDTSVLYRQDSGRRFKLKHLAQVILKREIQSEVRTGHDPCEDALAALHLAQYFIRKGPRKMLDRRWLMLILCQVVEDHLEDLWDMDLPEEDDCDHVTSSDHCRSPLHFGHTLNRSGQSAVFLGGSVKTNGSLSNQQCRRHQCSSDREVVCVFRRVVQLYTLSVLQFSSFSRTLNQTAAMGRHLQQVCERLDQMCVLFVGPLPSDATETLVHRLLKRCGRLRTVRLLHYTHGVHAEVVFEHLEGAQLALEHLNGHQINDCIIKVRRPVHESCLDLDERLSERQNDPLNAHVIYVCNLSSKPHRREDQLQTFGQFGPVTHVTSTSEHAGKRGRHAFIKFECADSAQAAVGAAVQNANRKLSVCHALTPPHVTSWTHTRPVTTETSPDTAEQGEECDVSDSCQSNRNFALVLLWLFMSCDPQEPLLERQMKKLDGRVGKVFRALEKNCLSIVILPGHRRNGIHHPGLCFIHVKQRD
- the LOC127168986 gene encoding RNA exonuclease 5-like isoform X4 — translated: MKSETRSAEGQMDSSSSSSSSCCKRKADRLISDSPEKREKLELSSQDVLTVKDVCDLIHYITLRRSHNVRKPSWLGVGVERVSRVNVMVLDGLTQSHFYRYFSHFRHLRNKYSTRWTLAPSSGDLLTSDLLEGEVAVCDGAAETRAPLPAALMWHPVIRRFNMNADRLSTYLLTEQEMIKQKFPVKGGQGCEGFVCTRSDGHMMDGSPLFGLDCEMCLTCAGSEVTRVALVDDSGRCVLDELIKPPNPIIDYLTKFSGVTREMLAPVSTRLSDVQSKLLQLLPPDAVLVGHSLDGDLRALHMIHPHVIDTSVLYRQDSGRRFKLKHLAQVILKREIQSEVRTGHDPCEDALAALHLAQYFIRKGPRKVVCVFRRVVQLYTLSVLQFSSFSRTLNQTAAMGRHLQQVCERLDQMCVLFVGPLPSDATETLVHRLLKRCGRLRTVRLLHYTHGVHAEVVFEHLEGAQLALEHLNGHQINDCIIKVRRPVHESCLDLDERLSERQNDPLNAHVIYVCNLSSKPHRREDQLQTFGQFGPVTHVTSTSEHAGKRGRHAFIKFECADSAQAAVGAAVQNANRKLSVCHALTPPHVTSWTHTRPVTTETSPDTAEQGEECDVSDSCQSNRNFALVLLWLFMSCDPQEPLLERQMKKLDGRVGKVFRALEKNCLSIVILPGHRRNGIHHPGLCFIHVKQRD
- the LOC127168986 gene encoding RNA exonuclease 5-like isoform X2, translated to MKSETRSAEGQMDSSSSSSSSCCKRKADRLISDSPEKREKLELSSQDVLTVKDVCDLIHYITLRRSHNVRKPSWLGVGVERVSRVNVMVLDGLTQSHFYRYFSHFRHLRNKYSTRWTLAPSSGDLLTSDLLEGEVAVCDGAAETRAPLPAALMWHPVIRRFNMNADRLSTYLLTEQEMIKQKFPVKGGQGCEGFVCTRSDGHMMDGSPLFGLDCEMCLTCAGSEVTRVALVDDSGRCVLDELIKPPNPIIDYLTKFSGVTREMLAPVSTRLSDVQSKLLQLLPPDAVLVGHSLDGDLRALHMIHPHVIDTSVLYRQDSGRRFKLKHLAQVILKREIQSEVRTGHDPCEDALAALHLAQYFIRKGPRKVVEDHLEDLWDMDLPEEDDCDHVTSSDHCRSPLHFGHTLNRSGQSAVFLGGSVKTNGSLSNQQCRRHQCSSDREVVCVFRRVVQLYTLSVLQFSSFSRTLNQTAAMGRHLQQVCERLDQMCVLFVGPLPSDATETLVHRLLKRCGRLRTVRLLHYTHGVHAEVVFEHLEGAQLALEHLNGHQINDCIIKVRRPVHESCLDLDERLSERQNDPLNAHVIYVCNLSSKPHRREDQLQTFGQFGPVTHVTSTSEHAGKRGRHAFIKFECADSAQAAVGAAVQNANRKLSVCHALTPPHVTSWTHTRPVTTETSPDTAEQGEECDVSDSCQSNRNFALVLLWLFMSCDPQEPLLERQMKKLDGRVGKVFRALEKNCLSIVILPGHRRNGIHHPGLCFIHVKQRD